A part of Sus scrofa isolate TJ Tabasco breed Duroc chromosome 15, Sscrofa11.1, whole genome shotgun sequence genomic DNA contains:
- the LOC102168101 gene encoding LOW QUALITY PROTEIN: lymphocyte antigen 6E (The sequence of the model RefSeq protein was modified relative to this genomic sequence to represent the inferred CDS: inserted 1 base in 1 codon; deleted 1 base in 1 codon), whose amino-acid sequence MGTGMGWAAPTGDRRGTWVQRQAGLTLSSSDPRRTPIPSRMKVFLLALLAALLGMERAHSLVCFCCMNKNSKFYCLKPTICSDXDNYCMVISASDSIRNVVDFGYTLNKGACSPIGPGPSVNLSVASVGTHCCQSFLCNISVTHGGLLASATVLGLGLLLSLLSALLRFGPDPGLLCPAQTPKAQEERKAQPLKGS is encoded by the exons ATGGGCACAGGCATGGGCTGGGCAGCGCCGACAGGCGACAGGCGAGGGACCTGGGTCCAGCGGCAAGCAGGGCTGACTTTGTCTTCGTCAGACCCCAGACGGACACCTATCCCCTCCAGAATGAAGGTCTTCCTGCTAGCACTGCTGGCTGCCCTCCTGGGTATGGAGCGAGCCCACTCCCTGGTGTGCTTCTGTTGCATGAATAAGAACAGCAAGTTTTACTGCCTGAAGCCCACCATCTGCTCTG CAGACAACTACTGCATGGTCATCTCTGCATCTGACAGCATCAGGAACGTGGTCGACTTTGGCTACACCCTGAACAAGGGC GCTTGCTCCCCGATTGGTCCTGGCCCGAGCGTCAATCTCAGTGTGGCGTCTGTAGGCACCCACTGCTGCCAGAGCTTCCTGTGTAACATCAGTGTGACCCATGGCGGGCTGCTGGCCAgtgccactgtgctgggccttggGCTCCTGCTCAGCCTACTGTCAGCTCTGCTGCGGTTTGGCCCTGACCCTGGGCTACTGTGCCCTGCCCAGACTCCCAAAgctcaggaagaaaggaaagcccAGCCCCTCAAGGGATCTTGA